Within Burkholderia contaminans, the genomic segment TCGGTTCTTTATCCATTGCAATACGGCGGGATGGTCGTTCTCTCCTCTGTTTACAGATCCGGCTGATGCCTGGCGGGTCTACGACGCAGACGAGGGTAGCGAGGCTTTGCACAGGGCCGTTCCAACGAGTAGCACGCTCATCCACGTGGTACGCAAGTCGCTTGCTCATGGCCGAAGCTTCGGGCCAGACGGCGCCGCTAACGGCGAGCCGCTGTTCGGACTGGCGACGATGGATCGTCTTCTCTATCCACTCAGCAGCGGATTCGAGGAACGTTCTCTGTGCCTCTTGATGGTAGGTGAAGTACTCCATGTCGCGAGTGACTCGGACATTGGATTTGGAGGCGTTTACGAGCACCCTCTCTGCGAGGAGAGCTGGACGTGGAACGCAGCTGATCAGCGTCTGTCGTTCGACCAGATGTTCGGACAAGCACTCGATCTTTGCCCTCGCTGTGCCGCTGCACTGCTTCCAACCTGCAGCTGAGTGGTTGGTGGTGTGGGGTGCTCATCGAAGAGACGTACAAGCCCTCTTGAATGGCGCTGCGTGCTCTCGTGGGAAGTCCGCGCCTCCCCGAGGCTCGGCATGGTTCTCTGTTCAGGAGCGTTGGTCAAATGCTCTATCCTGAGCATTTTCCTCGCGACAGCGAGGGCGCTCATAACTGCCGCTGTTGGCCTGGCGCCACCCGCGCAAGATAAGGGGCAAAGATGATGATGGCACTCCGTCAGTACCCGGCTGGAACGAAGATTCGTATCGGAACGCGGATTTTCCGCAGAGTTAGCACTGGCACTTTCTGGCGTGAGGAACATGACGTACCCGGAAACTGCGTGAGCCGCCCGTCTTGCAGTTTGGAGAACCTCGAGCAATCTAGCGGTATGACGCACGAAGTACTCACTGCCGCCGAAGCGAATTGATGGTGATAGTTCCCCAGGCCGGCATGCTTGCAAGCGCTGCGCTATCAACGGTTGTTCGATGCGGTTTGCTGTTCCAACGCCGTTTCGAGGAAGCCACGACGGGGCCGTCCTTCAAGGGAAGCGCGACCTCATCTGACGAAAGCTATTAGAATTGCGCGGCGCGCTCTGTCAGAAGGGGCGCCAAACCGGGATGTTGCATCGTTCAGGGTGAATCAGCCGAGTGCCACGGCCCATCACAAGTACTGCGCGGCGGTGCCCGCCAAATGCAGTCCAAACCTTAGCTTCATAATGACCAGCGTAGAACAAAATCCTGTCGTTGTCGTCGCGTGCCCGCGCGGCTCGACGCCTCACGCCTTGCCGCAACAGTCCGGGTACCGACCCGATATTGATGCGTTGCGTGCCCTGGCTGTTGTCAGCGTTGTCCTGTATCACGCGTTTCCGTCACTGCTTCCTGGTGGCTTTGTCGGCGTTGACATTTTCTTTGTAATTTCGGGGTATCTGATCACCTCGCATATTCTGCGCGAGCTGAGCGACTCGACGTTCTCGATTGGGACGTTCTATAGTCGACGAATCCGTCGAATTTTCCCAGCACTGTTGATCGTCCTTGTGGCCACGTACTTCATGGGCTGGCGCAATTTGCTTCCTGAGGAATTCAAGTCTTTGGGCAAGCACATCGCAGGTGGCTCACTGTCCGTATCAAATCTCGTGCTTTGGCGTGAAGCAGGTTACTTTGATGCGGCTGCTGATCAAAAGCCATTGCTGCATCTCTGGTCTCTCGGCGTTGAGGAGCAGTTCTATCTGTTCTGGCCGGTCATTTTGTGGGTCGTTGCACGACTGAGGCGGTCGCCATCCTGGGTGATCACAACACTCGGTGCGGCTTCCTTCCTCTCGTGCGTCATTGTCGTGCGCACCGACCCGACGTTCGCGTTCTACCTTCCCGTGACGCGTGCGTGGGAGCTCATGGCCGGCAGTATGCTCGCCTATCGGGAATTTAGTCGCCCGAGCGGGCAGGTACGCTACGCTGAACTTGGGGTCGTTGCAGGGGCCATCGCGCTTCTGCTCTCAATTGGTTTCCTGAATTCTCATGTCACGTTTCCGGGTTGGTGGGCACTGGGCCCTGTCGTGGGCGCGTACTTGGTCATCCGTGGCGGGCGTGACTCTGCTCTGATGCGCCGCGTCTGTACTCGGCCGGTCCTTGTCGTCGGGCTGATCAGCTACCCGTTGTACCTCTTCCACTGGCCGATTCTTTCGTTCCTGCGTCTGCTTTCGAGCGGCGTGCCGGCATGGACGCTTCGAGCAGCTGCAGTCGCCGTGGCCGTTCCACTCGCTTGGCTGACGTATCGCTTCATCGAGCTACCGATTAGGCGAGCGCGGCGGTCGAACCTCTATGCGATCTCCCTCCTGATCCTGGTCTTGGGTGCTGGGTTCGGCGGCTACAACGCATATGATCGGAACGGTATGGAGTTCCGTATGAACCGATTGGTGTCGCAGTTTGCAGACGGCATCCATTTCGATCTTGAGAAAGAATGGCGTCGTGGTGCTTGCTATCTCGAGGGTGCCGGTGAGACGTTTGCACCCCAGTGCGTGCCCGAAGGTCCCGAGCCGCTAATCTTTCTTTGGGGTGATTCGCGCGCGGCCGCGGTCTACCCTGGATTCAGGGATGAGCAAGTTAAGTATGGTGTTCGCGTAGCAGAGTTCAGTGCATCAGGTTGCCCGCCGCTGCTGGGTGGAGATAACCGGTGCGGGAGAATCAATGCGAACGCTCTTTCGGCCCTACGGAAAGCGGTGCCGCACACGTTGATCTTGACCGCCAACTGGTCACCGGACCGGCTCGCTGCCGTAAAAGATACTGTCGCGGCCGCACGAAGTGCCGGGGTAAAGCGCATCGTTTTGCTTGGCCAAGTCCCAACTTGGGAGAGCCCGCTTCCGAAGTTGTATTGGCTCTATTGGCGTGAATATCACGAGGAGCTGCCGGCGAG encodes:
- a CDS encoding acyltransferase family protein; translated protein: MTSVEQNPVVVVACPRGSTPHALPQQSGYRPDIDALRALAVVSVVLYHAFPSLLPGGFVGVDIFFVISGYLITSHILRELSDSTFSIGTFYSRRIRRIFPALLIVLVATYFMGWRNLLPEEFKSLGKHIAGGSLSVSNLVLWREAGYFDAAADQKPLLHLWSLGVEEQFYLFWPVILWVVARLRRSPSWVITTLGAASFLSCVIVVRTDPTFAFYLPVTRAWELMAGSMLAYREFSRPSGQVRYAELGVVAGAIALLLSIGFLNSHVTFPGWWALGPVVGAYLVIRGGRDSALMRRVCTRPVLVVGLISYPLYLFHWPILSFLRLLSSGVPAWTLRAAAVAVAVPLAWLTYRFIELPIRRARRSNLYAISLLILVLGAGFGGYNAYDRNGMEFRMNRLVSQFADGIHFDLEKEWRRGACYLEGAGETFAPQCVPEGPEPLIFLWGDSRAAAVYPGFRDEQVKYGVRVAEFSASGCPPLLGGDNRCGRINANALSALRKAVPHTLILTANWSPDRLAAVKDTVAAARSAGVKRIVLLGQVPTWESPLPKLYWLYWREYHEELPARTRFALDPKAAEYDRLGAATAQQLGIEYVSAYSAMCNAEGCLTRTGEGRGMIVTFDDSHLTPSGAREVLRVAGRNLLH